Below is a window of Musa acuminata AAA Group cultivar baxijiao unplaced genomic scaffold, Cavendish_Baxijiao_AAA HiC_scaffold_1139, whole genome shotgun sequence DNA.
gctgctgatatcatcttaatgtcatccttttggaatcatgtagtttatatattaaaggtaatgggccctcttgttcgagtccttcggttggtggataatgaaaataagtctgcaatgggatatatttatgaggctatggatagagcaaaggagacgattaaaagatcttttaatgcaatgaagaaaaatataagaaaatttttacaatcattgacgaaagatggaattgtcaacttcatcgtcccttacatgcagtaggatattatttgaaccctgaattcttttataagattaaatctgttggatttgatgcagaagttttgggtgggttatatcagtgtgttgcaagattagttcccaacattgaggttcaagataagatcattcatgaattatctttatataaaaatgctgaaggtctttttggaattccaattgccgttcgatccaggacaactacctctctaggtattaataatttgatataattaatttcatatatattatgttactatgttattgctaataataacataaattttgcagctgaacggtggagtctatttggaaattccacccggaacttacagaaatttgctatcaaagtacttagtttgacatgtagtccttcgggttgtgagcgaaactggagtgtctttgagcatgtaagtattactaaatatttttattttaatttatttatttatttagatatatgtattaatatatttttaaattatatgacatgacagattcactcgaagagaagaaatcggttagaacatcaacgattgcacgatcttgtttacataaagtataatcaagctttaaagactcatcatgatttgaaaaatagatttgattcaatctcattgcaagatattgatgattcaaatgagtggttagtaggagaaatgggtgctaacttgcaagatgctgaagacaagtttgtatttgaagatgatagattgacgtggggagatgtggcaagagcttcagatgctggagaattacaaacatatacaagacatatgtcaaagagaaaaatgagtgcaaaagcatcaagctcgactcctgctattgttgaagacatagagaatgaaacatatcttgatgaagaggaaggaatcaaagaacaaaaggaagatgacgaattcaatgaagatgatttgtgtgaaaatgacgataatattgattatgatgagtgactttgatgtaaaattttaatgttttgaattttgaaactttttgttaatgtgacattgtgattttgtatcttagattttcttaatttaatagcatatttttatttaaaattttaaataattatatttattaattatattatatatttttatattttagcgcctcgcttcgctcgggcgagcgcctgggcgagcgcctagcgcctcgagcgtttttggacctcgGCGCCTtttgcgcctagcgctttttaaatcactgcgatTACTCAAGTAACCATGTTTTTAAACGTTATTAGGTTGTTTCAACCCATTCAAGTCTTTATCTATAATCTGCCCAAATTATTGCTTCCAAACATATATTTAGTTACCAAATTCCTTTGTACTACGAGGTAGTCAACATCTAGAATATCTAACAGTAAGAATTCAGCTACCAATGTATCATGTGATACCTGAAATAGTTGGCGCTTACTTTTTCGCCGAGTGATAGGCGTGAAAATACCTCATCACCGGCTAACTTGAAACTAATAAATCTTGCTTGATAttgatttaataatattttattgagtaAAGGAATAAGATAGCATGCAAAAACTAATAAAAGTTGGAGCGATTTATCATCCCTTTAATTAGGAAAAAGTAAATCTACATTCTCTTGACAGTCCATTAAAATTGATGCCaaaattaacacttaatcctcctTGAACCACCACAAGGGAGGAGGCACAGAACCAGGTGTAGAATGCTTAGGGATAGATGAGCATTCAGTCAAGGAGAAAAATCTTAGaattacagaaatttaaaaaaaatgtagCCATACCTGCAACACTTGAGAGGATGCTTCACGAGCTTTCTGTTGGCCCTCAATTGTACAGAAATAAGAATAAAACACCATGCCAACAATTGCAACTAAGATCCCAAATATATTTCTCCAACTGAATGGATCATGAAGCAACACATAACCAAAAGCCAGAACCAGGCATGTTTTGAGATGACCCAAAACTTGATATGTCACAGGCGATGTCTTCCCAATTACAAGAAATGTGCTGAAGTTGACGGAGACCGATATTAGGCATGAAAGCACAATGAAgatctacaaaaataaataaatatatatatatatatatatatataaaagatgagAACAGCAGTACTTTACAAGGAAATACAGAAGAGATTACTTACAAGAACTTGAGGAGTGTAGTTAAATGCAAAGACATTCTGGTTCGTTAAAAGGCCATCAAGAAATGGACCAGATATGAACAGAGTTAAAGCTTGGTAAGGGGCAGATTGATACAAAAGTTGGGTTGAAGAGACCTTGAACTTCTTTTGTATAGTGTTTGTCATCTGCAAACAACTGGTTAAGGTCCAAACTCCGAAGAATCAAAAGCATGAGTGGTTCAGTATAAAAAGTAGGGAACAAGCTATACTCAATCAATGGTAACAGAAAAATTAGTACCACACAGATCTACTGCAACCAGTCTTTCTGATCTTCCTCGTTACTTGATACAAAAGCCTCCACAGATGGACaaagaaaatatcataagatcATATTTTGCTTATTACACATACTTATAATGGCTTGTGATAACTGGCTGTTAAATCCAGGACCAGCCAAATTCAAATAAATATTCCCAACTTGAACATATTTGAACATATAGCAACATTCTTTCAACAGTAAGCTTTCTTTTTGGTGTATTGTGTCATTACCTAAACGCCTGAAAGGACGTCAGTTGCATGCCAAATAACACCCTATGTGAAGATTAGTTAAATGGTTATCATGGTTTCGAGTTATGGTGAGTTTTGGGCCATGTCAAATGATGCCAGCATGATGTCAGCATGGACATCCTTGTCATGCCAAAGATATGACAAAATGAACATACATGCATATTGGTAGCATGTCAGTTAGCATGGAACCCATGCTATTATACTAGCGTCTTACCTGTAAACGGCCACATGTAAAAATTAAATTGCTGATACTGTCAGAATTTCAAATTTTAGATGTTACAATTGATCGATGCCATACAATAAATAAAGAAAGATTATTATATAAGGATACAATCTGTGCAATGCAAGTGGTAACAACTGCTAGAAGAGACAATACAGATCCGAGCAAATTAAGCTGCAGATCTGTCACAGTTGCAATTCCAACACCCAATAAAAGGATGGTAAGTGAGAGCTGAATACTCCGACTGCAATGCAAGGACAAATTAACAGTCAAATAAAATCATACTAACTTTTAACAGAATTAGTTTAGCATAAAATACTAACAAGAGATAGATCTGTGGATGTTTAAACAAACAAAGATTGTCTCGCTGGACCCACTAAATGACATCaggaccaatatatatatatatatattccaacttTGAAAGATTAAAATTGCTGGCCCTCGTAAATGTCATCAGGAAAAATATATATCCTTATTTTGAAAGATTAACAAATGAGACTTTTTAGACTTGTATATGAACATAGCAGCATATGAACAAATAGATTTGTGGACACCATTAAGCAAAACAGTGTGGCCTGATGAGTAATGATCATCAGGGACTGTAACTGTAACTCAAAGATATTCTTGCCTTTGTAGAATTGAAAGTGGCCTACTATGATTTTGCAGCTGGAAAAtgcaaatataaatatcaatttagGTGAACATTTCAAAAAAGGACAATTGAAAGCAACATCCTGAGTCCCTgacaaatttataaattttttagggtagAACAATGCACTAAGTTACTTGAAATTTCTTCTGGGCAATCAGTGCATCTGTTTAACAGAATGAATTACTGATCTTATATAGGTCAACTGTCAGCCCTGATATAATAGCTTGTTTCCAAGGTGAATGTGCCGTGCAGGAAATTACATTATATCTATGCAGAGTCCAGTGCAGTCCTAATTTTTAATTTCCAGCTCCTTTAAATAACATGTAGTAATAATGGCACTTACAACGAAATAACAAGAATAAAATTCATGAAATGGCATGTGATGCCATTAAGATCACTGTACATATTCTAGTTGTCATGAATTAGATGTCTGAATGATAGATAGGAAACCAGCAGTATTAGTGCTTCCATTTGAAGTGCCTTTGTAATTGGATAAGTATGAGCTTTGCAACTATATTCATCTGGTTAACTGCTAAAATATTTTAAACAAAAGTATAAGAAAATTTGcaaaaaaaattaatgtaaacATACCTGAATTTTTTTGCCAAAAATACAGTCTCCAAGAAGACAGTACAGGGAATGATTGCTAGCTTTGTCATCTGGATGGAAGTGTTCCAGCAAGATATATGAGTCAAAACTAAAATAAAGATCTACAACTAAAATAGCACAAGACTCAAAAAAGAAGATCATGACATCTAAGCCTTTTCCAATATTAACATGGTCGTTTAGTTTGCAGGAATTGTAGTTTCCATTTAGTTCTTTTAGTTTAGCCCTCTAATTTCATCAGCTGGCAGCGTCTCGCAAGTTACCACATAGCACCACCTGAGGTGTTACTGGGAATAGGATTTTACTTTTGTTCAAATTCTGGTCATTTATTTGGAAAAAAAAGTCAAGTTGATATTTTATTGAAGGCTATAAACAATTAGAACCCTAGAACGTATAACAGATAACATTGAGAAGCCACTTTTCCTGAAATGAAAATCAATCTCAACAAGGATCAACCAGAAGAAAACGTAGAGTATTATAACTCATCACCATGCTCACCAAATCTTGCTATTGATTGGTTATCTTGGACAAAGAAAAGGGGGAAGCAAGAGACGGATGCAACAGAGAAGATAAAGGCAAAAACAATAGAATGAAATATCATGGCCAAGAATCCCAATGTATTTTAACTGGAATTCAGTTCTCACACTACAACTGCTCATTGGTATTAACCTTAGCTACCAACTGCCCATTGGCATGAATAGTCTAACGACAAttggatttatagaataattGGAAAGGATCTTAACCTGATTGTAAATGATGAACCAAGGAGGCTGCAAATATGTTGCTCTTTTATGTCATATGTAAGAAGCAACAATTTTGATTATTAAGAGGAAAAAAAAGCATTAAGTTGTTGGGAAACAATAAAGTAACTTCACATTTGGATTAACATATATCCTGAAATTCAATATATTTCTatgcatatattttaataatgaaactaaCATGTATAACTTTTTCTTCAAATTTTTTACATAttgatttcaaattattttatcCAAACCAGATCTAGTCTTAGACAAAATTCCAACACCAATGCAAATgccaatcttgatcttgtaaattTTGGTCCAAGGAATCAAATAAATGCAATATACCTTTTGTAATATCAAATGCCTCCAAAATGGAATACAATCAGGAAGGATCAAATCTGATTGGAAGAATCAAAATTGatcaagaaaataatttaaaattttaaaaataaaaattatacaataatatcaaaacactataaaacatacaataaaatttaaaaataaaaataattggagttaaaatattattttatcttcatatttcataatataactatctttccaaaataacatgaaaatgaaatacaaaagataaaatattatgTAAATCCACTAATgaagaataattaaaaatattaaaaatagttaTTATACTTACTAGAAGGTAAATAACAATCATGTTATACAAGGACATCATTACAGTATCTAAGTATATATATTATACAAAAGATTCAACTTTTATCAACCTCTCTATGAAAACAATGAGAAGCTGCATTCTGGCCCTAACATTAATCTAGTAAACATGCAGGTGAAGTATTAAGTAAtgcaaaacatataaaaaaaaaaatgtaagatTCATTCTGAATCATGTGACATCTTCATTCTCTGTGATAGCATCCCTATTTCTTTAAAATATTAAGGACTATTATCTGTCATCCCTTCTCTTTCCCGATGTCATTCTCTCTTACATGACAATGGATATCAGACATTGCAACAATTGCAGACAAACAAATAGCAGCAACATCTGCTGTGTCCTATAGTTATGATCATACAATATTTTGTCTTGTTTCTATCTTGACTTTCATCTTGGCCATCATTCcctctttcctttcttcttttgAGGCTGTGAAATTAACTAAAAGTGACCAAAATTGGCCAACGCATGTTAATTTGATTCATCCTAGTCATTTCCCATTGAGTTTCAACCACACGGACAAGAAATTGACCTAAATTGAATGGCTTTGGATAATACTTTGATTAATTAAAGAAGCACTGCATCAGATTTAGCATGATTTCTGAATTGCTCCTAGTACGGGAAAATCAAACTGATTCTAAAAAACCCAGTCACTATTAGAAGAATGCGTATGTGTACCTGATAAAAACCAACAGAGTTGAAACCTAGGCTTAAATTTAATAGCCCTATGGAGATTCCATTTAGTACTCCAAAACCCATGACAGCCTTTCGATCAAAAGGTTTGtgctcaaatagtttcatcaacaaTGCCACATGAAGAGAACAGAAGGTAACAAGAAGATGCCAGCTTGTCAAAGTAGTGGCTGAGAACAACAGATAATGCAAGTTTGTAATTACTCTTGCAAATTAGAAATATATGACAACAAATATGCAGAATATTTCATCTAAACAAAACCAGCTCTTTGCTTGATTGTTTACAAGGCAGTCAATCATCAGAGGCAAGCAATCAAAGATAAACCAAGAAATTTTAAGATCTTAGCATATGTATAATACAACAATAAATTATGTGGACAGTACCATACCAGAATACTTCTCTAAAAGTGTTTCTATCGAAGTCAGTCATTGGATGGAAGCAATCATAAAAGACCCAAAAAATGTTTACAACTTATTGTATCTACAACACAACAATAAATTCTATGGACCAAGGACTGTGTATCGTGTGCTGGACCCGTACCAGTCGCTGGCCTGACCCGTATGTACTGGTCAACACTGaaataccaacacatggtacgtaCCGATGTTTCGAAGACTAAGAAGAAGGGAAGACATTTTGAAGAcggagaagaaaggaaggagaagaggaaggcacaatggaggaggagggaggaagaaaaagaaagagtaaGGAAGAGGATGGAAGAAGAGAAGgccatggaggaagaggaggaagaaagggaggcggtaaaggaagaggagaaagaaaaggaagaagaggaagcggcgaaggaagaggaaagaagaagaaggaaaaagagaaggagaagagatggGAGTGTACCATATGGCCAAAAGATGTCGACGAAAGGTGGTGGTGGCGGCAACGACGACCTCAAATAGTAGGCAGTGGTGACGGTAGCAGCTTCGCGAGAAGAGGGCTTGCATTCGTGAGCCCTAATTTCTATtttaggttttctttttttttaatactgAGTTGTATGGGCTCATCGTTGTCATAGGTTTCGTTTATATTTTTCCTGAATTGGACTGTATCATCCCGAAACAGGAGCGATCTGATCTGTGACCAATCCATTCTCTGACCGATATGGACCACCCTTTTCATACCATTTCGGGTAGTACAGTAATTGTTGGTATGGACAACATGATATCAGATTATAAGAAAGTAATTCCAGGAAAAATGGACCTTTAAGAATTTCACTAGCAAGCATGAAACTTTTTCTTGATTTACATGCTAAAAAATATTCATGTCATTTATTCTTTGGACAATAGTGGAGATCCATGCAGACTAGAATGGACTTGAATTCCTCATATTCTTACACAAGAGCTCTTGCATATTCCCTTTCATACTTGACTTTTCATAAGCAAATAAAGTATATAAATCACTATATAATATTTGAGATCACTAGGACCTCCATCAGCAGGTCACTTCATCAGTTGCACTGCTACTTTAAAACACCAAAGTAAAGCTCAACTCAGGCCATGAAATAAATTGCAGTTCTTCAAACCACTATGTTTTAGTAAATCGAAACTCTAAAAGTACTACACAAAAATAGCTCAGTTCTATACTCCATCTATGCTTCTACTCACCTCATTTTTTAGCCTTACTTATCAAAACCTGTCATTTAAATATCCTTCCTACCAGACTATTGTTTGTTTCATCTTCACATCAATGTCAGTGTCACAAAAAAAAGTTCATTTGAGCTTCTGCTCTTTGTTTTGACATAATATTAGCAAACACACTATGCAGAAGAATGCAAATGTACATAACTTATTGCGCTTCATTCAAGAATTTACATGTTTATACTTCTAGATCATCGTTCAGTGTCCACTAAAGTTTTCTTTTAACTAGTAGTAACTTAAGAATATATTTCAAGCAATGACATGAATGTATGCCATTAAAGGAGAAAACGGTCCTTCATCTTGCTCTAATTAGACTAGGGTGTATCACAAGCCATCTGCCATGGTGATTTACCCCTCGGCCCCAGTTTTGTTGTCTTTCGAGTAAGTCTTCAAACTTATTTCTTTTGCAAATGCCAACATTTTTCAGCCAGGAAGTCATTAAATATTTCGAGCACAATGTGTCCGCATCCCCCTTCTTTTCaccaaagagaaaaaaagaaattggTGAAAATATGATGTCATGCTCTCCAAGAACTCTTAAAAAAGGTGTGGagaggaaaaaataaaaactcaAATGAATCATTAAAGACTTTTGATCTCTCCAGctgaaaattttattaacaacacTTCCCTCTTAAAATGGACATATATATCacattatgtatatgtatatatatacatatataataagctTGCCTACAAAAAGATAAAACATGTGCTATTTGCTCAcacttcaaaaaatatttttgttcatATAACTAGCTTATGGCCATGAGGATCAGACCCATTATTTAACCATGTAAAAGACCTTTAGATGTCTTTTGCTGGAAGAATGTTATTAAAAAGGTTGCAAGAAAGCATCTTTAGACCATAGTTGAGATCAAATAGAAATATAGATATGTATAGTGAAGAATGAAGAAAACAAAATCAACTATCAGCAGATCTTCAATCGTCCGAATGACACATGCAACAGgaaaatatatataacaaaacCATTGAACACCACACCACTTTGAGAATTACCTACACAACTTATGGCAATCAAGACATGAACGTTGTGAACGTAACAGAAAAACTAGCAGAagcaaataaagaaagaaagagagaaatcgTCAGATCTCATACCAAATATGAAGCCAAGGGAGCTCATCAACGCCTTGTTACAAATCACAATAGACACCGACGATACCACCGACAGGCTCAGCGCTCCGACGGTTCCCAACTGGAACCCCCCGCCCTCCCCCATCTCCAGTCCAATCAAAACCCCTTCTCACTTCCTCGATCTACAAAACAAACCGTATGCGACTCACCTATCACCGGAGAAGGGCGAGGGATGAAGCGAATTAGACGATAATCTCAGGACAGGGACTTCAGATCTGAACCGAGATGCAGAGAGAAGCGAAGATCCACACCTTTTTTTTCCCTCGATTTCTCGAGGTTGCGAGGAGCAGAGAAGCGGCGGGAGAGAGAGATTCCTCTTGCGCTCTAAAACTAGTCGCTAAATATCTCTGGCCGTCACTGCTGGCCTTCACAACTGCGAACTGTTGCGAGTTTACCAGATTAGTAAAGCCGATGAATGGAGTCCTGTTATGAGGCGGAGGTCGATGAGGCAATGCATGAATCATGGCGGTGGATCTGATGCAGCGATACGCGTACAAGGAATTTTTCAGAAAGACCCCTATTGGCAAATTTCAGAAAAAGTTCtaatttttgagaaaattatGCAGAACGCCCCATTTCCAAAAAAATTCTATGGAGCCAATCTAACTTTTCAAAATAGCAAAAGTCATTaccaataatttttatattatttaaaataaaaatatatatattttttcaatttaagaatttttttttcttttgcatctaAACATTATCAAAGTTTATctattttctttaatttcttttaattttatcataatatgaTCATGaaatatttcttgatatttgagcttctaaatagataGGAAACAATGTAACTTAGTCAAAATAAGTTAGAACCTCAAGGAAACATTTGAATTGatctcatatgaaaaaaaaaaatttaaaataaatattttttatttatttttggataaatttaatttttatgggtcaaaattagtaaaaatttattttaacaaCTTAAAAATAATGGTTAATTAGACctttcaaaaaaaattaagttttttaatattataaaaattattatttttattcttactTATATTATTCTTTACTTTatatttcatgaaattattttttttatattttttttattttttataatttaatataaattgatatatattagtaaattatttaatataatttattttaaatccgTCGCTCGGCTcaaggtgcggatcgatgcgggctgcatcgacggccgaagctcggacggatcgttcgttcgaggggataccgtcgatgcagtcgaggacatgacgcgtgcCATCATcaacgtgccccgcggggcatgcgcgcgacctaggcatcagcTAGTGGGCtcccttgttagaacccttgtggatTTTAAGCTTGgaattaatctctttaggggatcaacctccttggaactctataggggtttcttcctccaagttgttgctcaaaggccgctaagaagattcatctattgcttgtcaaaagatgatgaatacatgactatttatagggcttctaaaccctaacttctaattggactcctactcaagatttctacttctaaccaactcctaataagactcatactctaagaagtaacctcccaactaaccctaaccctagccgacctcttcacctctttaataggggtcggctaggtaagttttacatgaatgccccttttaataaaattcaattaggactctcctagctagagtcctaacagactcatcCTCTTCAAATTAGGACTATtgatcctgcagcaatagtttcacctgcgggcacctacgatcacacttcaaaactcatccgtcggtgaccttaacgtcaaacctgctataattctcgataggtaaggccatcaggacagcaaccttactgttcataaaattattagtgctcccggtgtcaataagaacggtgataggttgttgcttcagaagtcctcccactttcatcatttaTGGGTTAGCGTAACTGTGATCGGGacaataggcaaagactaaccacctctttgtagtgctttctccttttcacgggtttaggatatacccttacaagcctcacacctctcttgaatgatcacaacactagaaagggaggagaaagaCTTTTTTTCACTTttgcaacacttttaacaccccaaaatttcaagatattgttcatacttttgtgccctttcatacagaaaagggttaggtatttataggccccaatgacttcaaaatttgagccaaaaagta
It encodes the following:
- the LOC135671376 gene encoding UDP-xylose transporter 3-like → MGEGGGFQLGTVGALSLSVVSSVSIVICNKALMSSLGFIFATTLTSWHLLVTFCSLHVALLMKLFEHKPFDRKAVMGFGVLNGISIGLLNLSLGFNSVGFYQMTKLAIIPCTVFLETVFLAKKFSRSIQLSLTILLLGVGIATVTDLQLNLLGSVLSLLAVVTTCIAQIMTNTIQKKFKVSSTQLLYQSAPYQALTLFISGPFLDGLLTNQNVFAFNYTPQVLIFIVLSCLISVSVNFSTFLVIGKTSPVTYQVLGHLKTCLVLAFGYVLLHDPFSWRNIFGILVAIVGMVFYSYFCTIEGQQKAREASSQVLQVKDDESDPLIGTETGAGINDDGAAQTAQAWSSNKDLHA